From Papilio machaon chromosome 2, ilPapMach1.1, whole genome shotgun sequence, the proteins below share one genomic window:
- the LOC106716061 gene encoding cyclic GMP-AMP synthase isoform X1: MAFVECVLDRMVSTSAVPVKPVLRDLNDVLADVYVRHIALRKEDCRYYYEIFTQIFYRIHNAMKEVDPYYAKYSSEVKFAGSHFDRLRINKPDEYDMVIVVHVPFNFIQIEPKHPGYVQLRVDTRPGSPRQYTPDSVEVKTAYKWLDSKNYILRSEYANWIKSIIIRAIDRLSRQVQNANKENMYTVRYTETGPALTLIIENDTGFKLDVDLVLALQFSESRWPVEGYNSIPAGCSVGHWMVAPKPNRHGYDIHDENRSWRISLQEQERKLIHDSHNLRLTVKLLKKLRDSKNMSHLASYYIKTLFLWEVTENTDADFWMRNDLATLFKHMLQKLHSALRVHRINYFWNSRYNLIGNLNPNVVESYANIVGNLLQSLNTSESHLSVAKYLLTKAEFESYRRFF, encoded by the exons ATGGCGTTTGTTGAATGCGTACTGGACAG AATGGTATCAACCTCGGCGGTGCCGGTGAAGCCGGTGCTGCGCGACCTCAACGATGTGCTCGCAGATGTCTATGTCAGGCACATCGCACTCAGAAAAGAGGACTGTCGTTACTACTACGAAATATTTACACAGATTTTCTACCGGATACATAACGCTATGAAGGAGGTGGATCCCTACTACGCCAAGTATTCGAGTGAG GTAAAATTCGCGGGAAGTCATTTCGATAGACTGCGCATTAACAAGCCCGACGAGTATGACATGGTGATCGTAGTCCATGTGCCCTTCAACTTCATACAGATCGAGCCGAAACATCCGGGATACGTGCAGCTACGCGTCGACACTCGCCCCGGCTCCCCCCGGCAGTACACACCCGACAGCGTCGAGGTCAAAACTGCCTACAAGTGGCTCGACAGTAAGAACTACATCCTGCGATCTGAATACGCCAACTGGATAAAGAGCATTATCATTAGGGCCATAGATCGCTTATCACGCCAGGTGCAGAATGCTAATAAGGAGAATATGTATACCGTGCGATACACTGAGACTGGGCCGGCCCTTACCCTTATAATAGAGAACGACACGGGCTTTAAGCTAGATGTGGACTTGGTGCTGGCGCTGCAGTTTTCGGAAAGTCGGTGGCCAGTGGAGGGGTACAACAGTATTCCCGCGGGATGCAGCGTGGGCCACTGGATGGTGGCGCCCAAGCCCAACCGGCACGGCTACGACATCCACGACGAGAACCGTTCCTGGCGTATCTCGTTACAAGAGCAGGAGAGAAAGTTAATACACGACTCGCATAATCTGCGCTTGACTGTTAAACTG cTAAAAAAATTACGCGACTCCAAAAACATGTCTCATCTCGCGAGCTATTATATAAAGACCTTATTCCTCTGGGAAGTGACTGAAAATACCGACGCTGATTTCTGGATGAGAAATGATTTAGCGACACTCTTCAAGCATATGCTGCAGAAGCTTCACTCGGCATTGCGTGTTCATAGAATTAATTACTTCTGGAATTCGAGGTACAATCTCATTGGCAACCTCAATCCCAATGTGGTAGAGTCATATGCAAACATCGTGGGCAACTTGCTACAATCTTTAAACACCAGTGAGAGCCACCTGAGCGTCGCAAAGTATTTACTCACTAAAGCTGAATTCGAATCTTATAGGagattcttttaa
- the LOC106716028 gene encoding sulfite oxidase, mitochondrial isoform X1 produces MSLRKFILRSLKLRNKFSYLPALSHHYNYEDYKGYNEKYRNFNWNIGAAILASVLVSSTSTDVSSDKLKKNKQGKTEEYKTIEAGEKKPNLPTYRAEEISKHNTKNSFWVTYRHGVYDVTSFLPSHPGGEQIYNAAGLSIEPFWNVYGMHKTKEVYELLESYRIGNLHDDDLVDHSDEELWATEPYRDPRLIVKTAKPFNAEIPPEYQIAHFDTPNELFYVRQHMPVPELDAGAHRVRVVLEDTGHSREFSLQQLRSLPAASVRAALMCAGNRRSEMHKQVKPVKGIDWAGGAISNAVWSGVYLRDVLLTCGVDPDDTEGKHVILTGADIDATGQNFSTSIPLRLALDASARVLLATHMNGEPLPPDHGRPLRVIVPGAPAVRSVKWLECITISSEESSSHWHKKDYRAFNPSTTWESADFERAPPVYSLPVTSAICAPRHGDTVTVRHGHIEAAGYAYSGGGARVVRVDVSADGGRSWTEARLQQDAAPHREHYAWTLWTVRLPVPAHAAQAELWVKATDGNLNTQPETFEHIWNIRGILSNAYHRVTVRLQH; encoded by the exons ATGTCTCTCAGAAAATTCATACTTAG gTCACTGaaactaagaaataaattttcttacttACCAGCTTTATCACATCACTACAATTATGAAGACTATAAAGGctacaatgaaaaatataggAATTTTAATTGGAATATAGGAGCTGCTATATTAGCATCTGTTTTAGTGAGTTCCACATCTACAG ATGTCAGtagtgacaaattaaaaaagaacaaacaaGGAAAGACTGAAGAGTATAAAACAATAGAAGCTGGAGAGAAGAAGCCCAATTTACCAACTTACAGAGCTGAGGAGATCAGCAAACATAACACAAA GAATAGTTTCTGGGTGACATATAGACATGGTGTGTATGACGTCACATCATTCTTGCCCTCACATCCCGGAGGAGAACAAATCTATAATGCAGCCGGACTGAGCATTGAGCCCTTTTGGAATGTGTATGGAATGCACAAGACAAAAGAAGTATACGAGTTGCTTGAATCATATAGAATAG GAAACCTGCACGACGACGACCTGGTGGACCACAGCGACGAAGAGCTGTGGGCCACGGAGCCCTACCGCGACCCGCGCCTCATCGTCAAGACCGCCAAGCCCTTCAACGCAGAGATACCGCCGGAGTACCAGATCGCGCACTTCGACACGCCCAA CGAGTTGTTTTACGTGCGGCAGCACATGCCTGTTCCAGAGCTGGATGCGGGCGCGCACCGCGTGCGGGTGGTGCTGGAGGACACCGGCCACTCCAGAGAGTTCAGTCTGCAGCAGCTGCGGAGTCTGCCCGCCGCCAGCGTGCGCGCCGCCCTCATGTGCGCCGGCAACAGGCGCAGCGAGATGCACAAG CAGGTGAAACCGGTCAAAGGCATCGATTGGGCGGGCGGAGCCATAAG CAACGCCGTATGGAGCGGAGTGTACCTCCGCGACGTGCTGCTGACCTGCGGAGTGGACCCTGACGACACTGAGGGCAAGCACGTCATC CTGACGGGCGCGGACATAGACGCTACGGGGCAGAACTTCAGCACGTCGATCCCGCTGCGGCTGGCGCTGGACGCGAGCGCGCGCGTGCTGCTCGCCACGCACATGAACGGCGAGCCGCTGCCGCCCGACCACGGCCGCCCGCTGCGCGTCATCGTGCCCGGAGCGCCCGCCGTCAGGAGCGTCAAGTGGCTCG AATGCATAACGATATCGTCGGAGGAGAGCTCGTCGCACTGGCACAAGAAGGACTACCGCGCCTTCAACCCGTCCACGACGTGGGAGAGCGCGGACTTCGAGCGCGCGCCGCCCGTCTACAGCCTCCCCGTCACCTCCGCCATCTGCGCGCCGCGACACGGAGACACCGTCACCGTGCGACACGGACACATCGAGGCCGCGG GGTACGCGTACTCCGGGGGCGGGGCGCGCGTGGTGCGCGTGGACGTGAGCGCGGACGGCGGCCGCAGCTGGACGGAGGCGCGGCTGCAGCAGGACGCGGCGCCGCACCGCGAACACTACGCCTGGACCTTGTGGACGGTGCGTCTGCCCGTGCCCGCGCACGCCGCACAG GCGGAGTTGTGGGTGAAGGCGACGGACGGCAACTTGAACACGCAGCCGGAGACCTTCGAGCACATCTGGAACATCCGCGGCATCCTCAGCAACGCATACCACCGCGTCACCGTGCGTCTGCAGCACTGA
- the LOC106716028 gene encoding sulfite oxidase, mitochondrial isoform X2: MSLRKFILRSLKLRNKFSYLPALSHHYNYEDYKGYNEKYRNFNWNIGAAILASVLVSSTSTDVSSDKLKKNKQGKTEEYKTIEAGEKKPNLPTYRAEEISKHNTKNSFWVTYRHGVYDVTSFLPSHPGGEQIYNAAGLSIEPFWNVYGMHKTKEVYELLESYRIGNLHDDDLVDHSDEELWATEPYRDPRLIVKTAKPFNAEIPPEYQIAHFDTPNELFYVRQHMPVPELDAGAHRVRVVLEDTGHSREFSLQQLRSLPAASVRAALMCAGNRRSEMHKVKPVKGIDWAGGAISNAVWSGVYLRDVLLTCGVDPDDTEGKHVILTGADIDATGQNFSTSIPLRLALDASARVLLATHMNGEPLPPDHGRPLRVIVPGAPAVRSVKWLECITISSEESSSHWHKKDYRAFNPSTTWESADFERAPPVYSLPVTSAICAPRHGDTVTVRHGHIEAAGYAYSGGGARVVRVDVSADGGRSWTEARLQQDAAPHREHYAWTLWTVRLPVPAHAAQAELWVKATDGNLNTQPETFEHIWNIRGILSNAYHRVTVRLQH, encoded by the exons ATGTCTCTCAGAAAATTCATACTTAG gTCACTGaaactaagaaataaattttcttacttACCAGCTTTATCACATCACTACAATTATGAAGACTATAAAGGctacaatgaaaaatataggAATTTTAATTGGAATATAGGAGCTGCTATATTAGCATCTGTTTTAGTGAGTTCCACATCTACAG ATGTCAGtagtgacaaattaaaaaagaacaaacaaGGAAAGACTGAAGAGTATAAAACAATAGAAGCTGGAGAGAAGAAGCCCAATTTACCAACTTACAGAGCTGAGGAGATCAGCAAACATAACACAAA GAATAGTTTCTGGGTGACATATAGACATGGTGTGTATGACGTCACATCATTCTTGCCCTCACATCCCGGAGGAGAACAAATCTATAATGCAGCCGGACTGAGCATTGAGCCCTTTTGGAATGTGTATGGAATGCACAAGACAAAAGAAGTATACGAGTTGCTTGAATCATATAGAATAG GAAACCTGCACGACGACGACCTGGTGGACCACAGCGACGAAGAGCTGTGGGCCACGGAGCCCTACCGCGACCCGCGCCTCATCGTCAAGACCGCCAAGCCCTTCAACGCAGAGATACCGCCGGAGTACCAGATCGCGCACTTCGACACGCCCAA CGAGTTGTTTTACGTGCGGCAGCACATGCCTGTTCCAGAGCTGGATGCGGGCGCGCACCGCGTGCGGGTGGTGCTGGAGGACACCGGCCACTCCAGAGAGTTCAGTCTGCAGCAGCTGCGGAGTCTGCCCGCCGCCAGCGTGCGCGCCGCCCTCATGTGCGCCGGCAACAGGCGCAGCGAGATGCACAAG GTGAAACCGGTCAAAGGCATCGATTGGGCGGGCGGAGCCATAAG CAACGCCGTATGGAGCGGAGTGTACCTCCGCGACGTGCTGCTGACCTGCGGAGTGGACCCTGACGACACTGAGGGCAAGCACGTCATC CTGACGGGCGCGGACATAGACGCTACGGGGCAGAACTTCAGCACGTCGATCCCGCTGCGGCTGGCGCTGGACGCGAGCGCGCGCGTGCTGCTCGCCACGCACATGAACGGCGAGCCGCTGCCGCCCGACCACGGCCGCCCGCTGCGCGTCATCGTGCCCGGAGCGCCCGCCGTCAGGAGCGTCAAGTGGCTCG AATGCATAACGATATCGTCGGAGGAGAGCTCGTCGCACTGGCACAAGAAGGACTACCGCGCCTTCAACCCGTCCACGACGTGGGAGAGCGCGGACTTCGAGCGCGCGCCGCCCGTCTACAGCCTCCCCGTCACCTCCGCCATCTGCGCGCCGCGACACGGAGACACCGTCACCGTGCGACACGGACACATCGAGGCCGCGG GGTACGCGTACTCCGGGGGCGGGGCGCGCGTGGTGCGCGTGGACGTGAGCGCGGACGGCGGCCGCAGCTGGACGGAGGCGCGGCTGCAGCAGGACGCGGCGCCGCACCGCGAACACTACGCCTGGACCTTGTGGACGGTGCGTCTGCCCGTGCCCGCGCACGCCGCACAG GCGGAGTTGTGGGTGAAGGCGACGGACGGCAACTTGAACACGCAGCCGGAGACCTTCGAGCACATCTGGAACATCCGCGGCATCCTCAGCAACGCATACCACCGCGTCACCGTGCGTCTGCAGCACTGA
- the LOC106716054 gene encoding mitotic spindle assembly checkpoint protein MAD2B has translation MDNCFIDITVEFLAIAFHNILYYGSVYPRNVFDTRRKYSVIVYRCKHPEVNQYIDLCLKSVEECLKSGTLRRLEFAVTDDEYIPIAKFVFDFDKNSTYDENSDAYLVQAEQNLRAFCLNINTLSSKFQNNIENKSFTIFLHTNESTAVSMGINPDLQEFPYVEVEDKTEDCERILPLRRFELRGYSIDTYVKIK, from the coding sequence ATGgacaattgttttattgacaTCACTGTAGAATTTTTAGCTATCGCATTTCACAACATTTTGTACTATGGCTCTGTTTATCCACGAAATGTTTTTGATACGAGAAGAAAATATAGCGTTATCGTATATCGCTGCAAACATCCAGAAGTAAATCAGTATattgatttatgtttaaaaagcGTAGAAGAATGTTTGAAAAGTGGTACATTGAGACGCCTAGAATTTGCAGTGACTGATGATGAATATATTCCAATAGCAAAGtttgtatttgattttgaTAAGAATTCAACGTATGACGAAAATTCTGACGCTTATTTAGTGCAAGCTGAACAAAATTTACGAGCTTTTTGCCTAAACATTAACACATTAAGTAGCAAATTTCAAAACAACattgaaaacaaaagttttactattttcctACACACTAACGAGTCAACTGCAGTTTCTATGGGTATCAATCCTGATTTACAAGAGTTCCCTTATGTTGAAGTTGAAGATAAGACTGAAGATTGTGAAAGAATCTTACCATTAAGAAGATTTGAATTAAGAGGTTATAGTATAGATAcctatgttaaaataaaatag
- the LOC123722435 gene encoding NADH dehydrogenase [ubiquinone] 1 alpha subcomplex subunit 1, translating into MWYQILPGYCLIATCLGLPGWGLYHLHNLVLGNHYRRSMVDRWDRMLYQRDTRLTGDGYKVIGLESIPDK; encoded by the exons atgtgGTACCAAATATTGCCAGGTTATTGCTTAATTGCAACGTGCTTAGGCTTACCTGGCTGGGGACTTTATCACCTGCATAATTTGGTTTTAGGAAAC CACTACAGGCGTTCAATGGTGGACAGATGGGACCGAATGCTGTACCAGAGAGACACACGGCTTACTGGTGATGgttataaagttatt gGCCTGGAGAGTATTCCGGACAAATGA
- the LOC106716042 gene encoding gamma-butyrobetaine dioxygenase — MFCLYLYGEQFIGSRSAASMLLIKRLRNTALPRLTRELLNTNSLSFRSGYSYHSLEDAITLEINGETLNFPHVWLRDNCQCQQCFHPSAKSRILDWSKFNLNTKPTQVHKDENSVRVTWDDGHTSQYRLDWLKFRSFTKKNQQQYDKELYKPPKVTWKGDDFQKICTTNDYNEIVSSDKALFKWLNDLSTYGVSLIQNTPNDETAIESIIKRVGFPKQTHYGVKFIVQNVANTSNVAYLSSNLQMHTDLPYYGYCPGVNLLHCLVQTKSDGGENTLSDCHYVANYMKEHHPNQYRILTDMEIEWSDIGVENGNEFYKLYRSPVICVDKLENVSRINFSIPQRGSHFPGPIELVRPWYEAHSLFFELNRRFSAKVKVDTGSILTFDNIRLLHGRNQYQDCDNNIRKLIGAYVDWDEVYSRLRSLKVKLEKRDYY, encoded by the coding sequence atgttctgTCTTTATCTCTACGGAGAGCAGTTCATCGGCTCGCGGAGCGCGGCCAGCATGCTGCTGATAAAGAGGCTACGTAACACCGCGCTACCCAGACTAACACGTGAATTGTTAAATACAAACAGTTTATCATTTAGAAGCGGATATAGTTATCACAGCCTCGAAGACGCAATCACACTCGAAATTAACGGAGAAACATTGAATTTTCCCCATGTGTGGCTGAGAGACAACTGCCAGTGCCAACAGTGCTTCCATCCGTCGGCGAAAAGCCGGATACTAGATTGGAGCAAATTCAACCTTAATACGAAACCAACGCAAGTTCATAAAGACGAGAATTCTGTGAGAGTAACATGGGACGACGGCCATACATCGCAGTACCGCCTCGACTGGCTGAAGTTCCGAAGCTTCACGAAGAAAAACCAACAGCAATACGACAAGGAGTTGTACAAGCCTCCGAAAGTCACATGGAAAGGTGatgattttcaaaaaatctGCACCACCAATGACTATAACGAAATAGTATCGTCCGATAAAGCGTTGTTTAAATGGTTAAATGATTTATCAACGTACGGGGTGAGTCTGATACAAAACACGCCGAACGACGAAACCGCAATCGAGTCTATAATAAAACGAGTCGGTTTCCCTAAACAAACGCACTATGGCGTCAAATTTATAGTGCAGAACGTCGCCAACACGAGCAACGTCGCCTATTTGTCTAGCAATTTACAGATGCATACCGATCTGCCTTACTATGGCTACTGTCCGGGAGTTAACTTACTCCATTGTCTGGTGCAGACGAAATCAGATGGAGGGGAGAATACTCTATCTGACTGCCACTATGTCGCTAACTACATGAAAGAACATCATCCCAACCAATACAGGATTTTGACCGACATGGAAATTGAATGGAGTGACATTGGAGTAGAAAACGGAAATGAATTTTACAAGCTTTACAGATCGCCCGTTATATGCGTCGATAAGCTTGAGAATGTGTCGAGGATCAACTTTTCGATACCGCAAAGGGGCAGCCATTTCCCTGGCCCAATAGAGCTGGTCAGGCCGTGGTATGAGGCTCACAGCCTCTTCTTCGAGCTAAATCGCAGGTTTAGTGCAAAAGTCAAGGTGGACACTGGCAGCATCCTCACATTCGACAACATCCGTCTTCTGCACGGCCGAAACCAGTACCAAGACTGTGACAACAACATCAGGAAGCTAATAGGAGCATATGTTGATTGGGATGAAGTTTACTCCCGCTTGAGATCTTTGAAAGTAAAATTGGAAAAGAGGGattattattga
- the LOC106716061 gene encoding cyclic GMP-AMP synthase isoform X2 gives MAFVECVLDRMVSTSAVPVKPVLRDLNDVLADVYVRHIALRKEDCRYYYEIFTQIFYRIHNAMKEVDPYYAKYSSEIEPKHPGYVQLRVDTRPGSPRQYTPDSVEVKTAYKWLDSKNYILRSEYANWIKSIIIRAIDRLSRQVQNANKENMYTVRYTETGPALTLIIENDTGFKLDVDLVLALQFSESRWPVEGYNSIPAGCSVGHWMVAPKPNRHGYDIHDENRSWRISLQEQERKLIHDSHNLRLTVKLLKKLRDSKNMSHLASYYIKTLFLWEVTENTDADFWMRNDLATLFKHMLQKLHSALRVHRINYFWNSRYNLIGNLNPNVVESYANIVGNLLQSLNTSESHLSVAKYLLTKAEFESYRRFF, from the exons ATGGCGTTTGTTGAATGCGTACTGGACAG AATGGTATCAACCTCGGCGGTGCCGGTGAAGCCGGTGCTGCGCGACCTCAACGATGTGCTCGCAGATGTCTATGTCAGGCACATCGCACTCAGAAAAGAGGACTGTCGTTACTACTACGAAATATTTACACAGATTTTCTACCGGATACATAACGCTATGAAGGAGGTGGATCCCTACTACGCCAAGTATTCGAGTGAG ATCGAGCCGAAACATCCGGGATACGTGCAGCTACGCGTCGACACTCGCCCCGGCTCCCCCCGGCAGTACACACCCGACAGCGTCGAGGTCAAAACTGCCTACAAGTGGCTCGACAGTAAGAACTACATCCTGCGATCTGAATACGCCAACTGGATAAAGAGCATTATCATTAGGGCCATAGATCGCTTATCACGCCAGGTGCAGAATGCTAATAAGGAGAATATGTATACCGTGCGATACACTGAGACTGGGCCGGCCCTTACCCTTATAATAGAGAACGACACGGGCTTTAAGCTAGATGTGGACTTGGTGCTGGCGCTGCAGTTTTCGGAAAGTCGGTGGCCAGTGGAGGGGTACAACAGTATTCCCGCGGGATGCAGCGTGGGCCACTGGATGGTGGCGCCCAAGCCCAACCGGCACGGCTACGACATCCACGACGAGAACCGTTCCTGGCGTATCTCGTTACAAGAGCAGGAGAGAAAGTTAATACACGACTCGCATAATCTGCGCTTGACTGTTAAACTG cTAAAAAAATTACGCGACTCCAAAAACATGTCTCATCTCGCGAGCTATTATATAAAGACCTTATTCCTCTGGGAAGTGACTGAAAATACCGACGCTGATTTCTGGATGAGAAATGATTTAGCGACACTCTTCAAGCATATGCTGCAGAAGCTTCACTCGGCATTGCGTGTTCATAGAATTAATTACTTCTGGAATTCGAGGTACAATCTCATTGGCAACCTCAATCCCAATGTGGTAGAGTCATATGCAAACATCGTGGGCAACTTGCTACAATCTTTAAACACCAGTGAGAGCCACCTGAGCGTCGCAAAGTATTTACTCACTAAAGCTGAATTCGAATCTTATAGGagattcttttaa